In the Streptomyces sp. BHT-5-2 genome, one interval contains:
- a CDS encoding ATP-dependent DNA ligase has translation MLLAALARVSGEVAATSARSRKTALLAELFRAAAPEDVAVVIPCLAGRLPRGRIGVGWSALRDPPPPADRPTLTVRDVDTALTALARVAGPGAQAERRRLVGTLLAAATAQEQRFLHGLLTGEVRQGALEALAVEGLAAATGAPADAVRRAVMLAGSLPDVARALLAEGPPALAGFRLTVGRPVGPMLAQTAGSVDEAIGRLGRCAVEEKLDGIRVQVHRDGPDVRVHTRTLDEVTGRLPEVAALVAELPAERLVLDGEMIGLDADGRPVPFQRVAGRFGSRKDVAAARAALPLTPVFFDLLALGDRELLDLPGDRRHAELAAVVPESVRVRRCVVEDPEDPGARAAAAEFFAATLRRGHEGVVVKSLDAPYNAGRRGAAWLKVKPVHTLDLVVLAAEWGHGRRTGRLSNLHLGARAADGGFVMLGKTFKGLTDATLDWQTARLRQLAVADDGHAVTVRPELVVEIAYDGLQTSPRYPAGITLRFARVVRYREDKTAAEADTVETVLAAHR, from the coding sequence ATGCTGCTCGCCGCTCTCGCACGGGTCTCGGGCGAGGTCGCCGCGACCTCGGCCCGGTCGCGGAAGACCGCGCTGCTGGCCGAGCTGTTCCGGGCCGCCGCGCCGGAGGACGTCGCGGTGGTCATCCCCTGTCTGGCCGGGCGGCTGCCGCGGGGGCGGATCGGCGTCGGTTGGAGCGCGCTGCGCGACCCGCCGCCGCCCGCCGACCGGCCCACCCTCACCGTGCGCGACGTGGACACCGCGCTGACCGCCCTGGCCCGGGTCGCCGGCCCCGGCGCCCAGGCCGAACGGCGCCGGCTGGTCGGGACGCTGCTCGCCGCCGCCACCGCCCAGGAGCAGCGGTTCCTCCACGGGCTGCTGACCGGCGAGGTCCGGCAGGGCGCCCTGGAAGCGCTCGCCGTCGAGGGGCTCGCCGCCGCCACCGGCGCGCCCGCTGACGCGGTGCGGCGCGCGGTGATGCTGGCCGGCTCGCTCCCGGACGTCGCCCGGGCGCTGCTCGCCGAGGGCCCGCCGGCGCTGGCCGGCTTCCGGCTCACCGTCGGCCGGCCGGTCGGGCCGATGCTCGCGCAGACCGCCGGCTCCGTGGACGAGGCGATCGGCCGGCTCGGCCGCTGCGCCGTCGAGGAGAAGCTCGACGGCATCCGGGTCCAGGTGCACCGGGACGGCCCGGACGTGCGGGTGCACACCCGCACCCTCGACGAGGTCACCGGTCGGCTGCCCGAAGTCGCCGCCCTGGTAGCGGAGTTGCCGGCGGAGCGCCTCGTCCTCGACGGTGAGATGATCGGCTTGGACGCGGACGGGCGCCCGGTGCCGTTCCAGCGGGTCGCCGGCCGGTTCGGCTCCCGGAAGGACGTCGCCGCGGCCCGTGCCGCCCTCCCGCTGACCCCGGTCTTCTTCGACCTGCTCGCGCTCGGCGACCGCGAGCTGCTGGACCTCCCCGGCGACCGCCGGCACGCCGAACTCGCCGCCGTCGTACCGGAGTCGGTGCGGGTGCGGCGCTGTGTCGTCGAGGATCCGGAGGACCCCGGCGCCCGCGCCGCCGCCGCGGAATTCTTCGCCGCCACCCTCCGGCGCGGCCACGAGGGCGTCGTGGTCAAGTCCCTGGACGCGCCCTACAACGCCGGCCGACGGGGCGCGGCCTGGCTGAAGGTGAAGCCGGTGCACACCCTGGACCTCGTGGTCCTGGCGGCCGAGTGGGGCCACGGCCGCCGCACCGGACGGCTCTCCAACCTGCACCTGGGGGCGCGGGCCGCGGACGGCGGGTTCGTCATGCTGGGCAAGACCTTCAAGGGGCTCACCGATGCCACCCTGGACTGGCAGACCGCACGGCTCCGGCAACTGGCGGTGGCGGACGACGGCCATGCGGTGACGGTCCGTCCGGAACTCGTGGTGGAGATCGCCTACGACGGGCTGCAGACCTCGCCGCGCTACCCGGCCGGGATCACCCTCCGGTTCGCCCGCGTGGTGCGCTACCGGGAGGACAAGACGGCCGCGGAGGCCGACACCGTGGAGACCGTGCTCGCCGCCCACCGCTGA
- a CDS encoding histone deacetylase, with protein MTAPRAPEPFDADGNARPLPVTHVWYAAYGSNTHPGRLGCYLAGGRPPGGLREFPGCRDPRRPRRSAPVLLRGRLYFATESAVWTGGRAFYDPDADSETPAHAHLLTLGQFSDVAAQEMYREPVADLDLTEVLAAGRARLGPGRYETLVCAGRLDGHPVLTFTAPWRSTEVPPNPPSPAYLRLIGTGIAVAHGWSALRTAEYLATCPGVHPRWSVPEITALLAADPDSAGPAPPPGPAN; from the coding sequence GTGACCGCGCCCCGCGCCCCGGAACCCTTCGACGCCGACGGGAACGCCCGCCCGCTCCCCGTCACCCATGTCTGGTACGCCGCGTACGGCTCCAACACCCACCCCGGACGGCTCGGCTGCTATCTCGCCGGCGGCCGTCCGCCGGGCGGGTTGCGGGAGTTCCCGGGCTGCCGCGATCCCCGGCGGCCGCGGCGCAGCGCGCCGGTACTGCTGCGCGGGCGACTGTACTTCGCCACCGAGTCCGCGGTGTGGACCGGCGGCCGGGCCTTCTACGACCCCGACGCCGACAGCGAAACCCCCGCCCACGCCCACCTCCTGACGCTTGGTCAGTTCTCCGACGTGGCGGCACAGGAGATGTACCGGGAACCGGTCGCGGACCTCGATCTGACGGAGGTCCTCGCCGCCGGGCGCGCCCGGCTCGGCCCCGGCCGCTACGAGACGCTGGTCTGCGCCGGCCGGCTCGACGGCCATCCGGTCCTGACGTTCACGGCGCCCTGGCGGAGCACCGAGGTCCCGCCGAACCCGCCCTCCCCCGCCTATCTGCGCCTGATCGGGACCGGCATCGCCGTCGCCCACGGCTGGTCCGCGCTCCGCACGGCGGAGTACCTCGCCACGTGCCCGGGGGTGCACCCTCGGTGGTCGGTACCGGAGATCACCGCCCTGCTGGCCGCCGACCCGGACTCGGCCGGGCCGGCCCCGCCACCCGGACCCGCGAACTGA
- a CDS encoding phosphoribosyltransferase, with protein sequence MLFTDRADAGRRLAEALRHLEKEEPVVLGLPRGGVPVAYQVAQALRAPLDVIVVRKLGVPYQRELGFGAIGEGGVRVLSEDIIRRGRVAPEDVDAVQRTEEAELSRRAERFRAGRPRLPLDGRTAIVVDDGIATGSTAAAACQVVRAQGAARVVLAVPVAPPDAAERLRTAADEFVCLSTPYAFAAVGEWYQDFSQTSDDEVVSLLSQAAGGTTAPTGTAHGARTTTAHRAGDWEEVRIEAGPVRLVGDLTLPVPGGPVVMFAHGSGSSRHSPRNRAVATALNRAGLGTLLFDLLTPAEEADRAKVFDIETLARRLAEATRWLRAREDVPIGYFGASTGAAAALRAAAYPDADIGAVVSRGGRPDLAGRSLLSAVRAPTLLIVGGADTLVLDLNRQAQSALVCENRLEVVPGATHLFEERGALDKVSTLARDWFTRHFRLLPA encoded by the coding sequence GTGCTGTTCACTGACCGCGCAGACGCCGGACGGCGGCTCGCCGAGGCGCTGCGCCACTTGGAGAAGGAAGAGCCCGTCGTCCTGGGCCTGCCCCGCGGCGGCGTCCCCGTGGCCTATCAGGTTGCCCAGGCGCTGCGCGCGCCCCTCGATGTGATCGTGGTCCGCAAGCTCGGCGTCCCGTACCAGCGGGAACTGGGCTTCGGCGCGATCGGCGAGGGCGGCGTCCGGGTCCTCAGCGAGGACATCATCCGCCGGGGCCGGGTCGCGCCCGAGGACGTCGACGCGGTGCAGCGCACCGAGGAGGCGGAACTCTCGCGCCGGGCCGAACGGTTCCGGGCCGGCCGCCCGCGGCTGCCGCTCGACGGCCGGACCGCGATCGTCGTCGACGACGGCATCGCGACCGGATCGACCGCGGCGGCCGCCTGCCAGGTGGTCCGCGCCCAGGGCGCGGCCCGGGTCGTACTGGCCGTGCCGGTCGCCCCGCCGGACGCCGCCGAGCGTCTGCGCACCGCGGCCGACGAGTTCGTCTGCCTGTCCACCCCGTATGCGTTCGCGGCGGTGGGCGAGTGGTATCAGGACTTCTCGCAGACCTCCGACGACGAGGTGGTCTCCCTGCTTTCCCAGGCCGCGGGCGGCACCACCGCCCCGACCGGTACGGCGCACGGCGCCCGTACGACGACGGCGCACCGGGCGGGCGACTGGGAGGAGGTGCGGATCGAGGCCGGGCCGGTCCGGCTGGTCGGCGACCTCACCCTGCCGGTACCGGGCGGGCCGGTCGTGATGTTCGCGCACGGCTCCGGCAGCAGCCGGCACAGCCCGCGCAACCGCGCGGTGGCCACCGCCCTGAACCGCGCGGGCCTGGGCACCCTCCTCTTCGACCTGCTCACCCCGGCCGAGGAGGCCGACCGGGCCAAGGTCTTCGACATCGAGACCCTGGCCCGGCGGCTGGCCGAGGCCACCCGCTGGCTGCGGGCCCGGGAGGACGTCCCGATCGGCTACTTCGGCGCGAGCACGGGCGCCGCGGCCGCCCTGCGGGCCGCCGCCTACCCCGACGCGGACATCGGCGCCGTGGTCTCCCGCGGCGGCCGCCCCGACCTCGCGGGCCGCTCGCTGCTCTCCGCCGTACGGGCCCCGACGCTGCTGATCGTCGGCGGCGCCGACACCCTGGTACTGGATCTCAACCGCCAGGCGCAGTCCGCGCTGGTCTGCGAGAACAGACTGGAAGTCGTGCCCGGCGCGACCCACCTCTTCGAGGAGCGCGGAGCCCTGGACAAGGTGTCCACCCTCGCCCGCGACTGGTTCACCCGCCACTTCCGTCTGCTCCCGGCATAA
- a CDS encoding STAS domain-containing protein produces MSSEMRSLAVTALVQEDECAVLRVSGELDLRTEQAFLAEARSVVSAGHRFLVLDLTALRFCDSRGLSCLLALEWLCRRLEGRLLLASLGVRMLKLLVGTQSLGVFSCYPTVGHALAAVPDGSRPAWPPPEDPAD; encoded by the coding sequence ATGAGCTCGGAGATGCGGTCGTTGGCGGTCACCGCACTCGTCCAGGAGGACGAGTGCGCGGTGCTGCGGGTCAGCGGTGAGCTGGACCTCCGCACCGAGCAGGCGTTCCTCGCCGAGGCCCGGTCCGTCGTCTCGGCCGGCCACCGCTTCCTCGTGCTCGATCTGACCGCCCTGCGCTTCTGCGACTCCCGGGGCCTGAGCTGCCTGCTCGCCCTGGAATGGCTCTGCCGCCGCCTGGAGGGCCGGCTGCTCCTGGCCTCCCTGGGCGTACGGATGCTCAAGCTGCTGGTCGGGACGCAGTCGCTCGGGGTCTTCTCCTGCTACCCGACGGTCGGCCACGCCCTGGCCGCGGTCCCCGACGGCAGCCGCCCGGCGTGGCCGCCGCCCGAGGACCCCGCGGACTGA
- a CDS encoding 4-hydroxybenzoate 3-monooxygenase: MSSPAAPPAAPPPARTSVVIVGAGPAGLTVANLLRAAGVGCVVLEAENREFIERRPRAGFVEEWAVRALARHGLAGRLIERAVTQGEFEFRFDGGRHTVRTARLSGRRHFVCPQPLLVSDLLAAYADRAGGTVRFGVREVRLHDIDGPQPAVSYRDPESGARHRIACDHIVGADGARGVSRAAIPEGRGRLTRHDHGVSWLAVLAEAPPSADGVVFGINPRGFGAHMARSAHVTRYYLEVPAGDEVADWPDERVWAELRLRLAAEGARPLCEGPLSEKTVLAMHDYVVEPMSYGRLHLAGDAAHLLAPIAAKGMNLALNDALLLGEALIAHHKGDDRGLAGYSAAGLRRVWQYLEFSQWLSELLHGASSGDRFRAGTASARLRRLLGSEAAAKAFAGLYLGEEADL, translated from the coding sequence GTGTCCTCGCCCGCAGCACCTCCCGCCGCCCCGCCACCCGCCCGCACGTCCGTCGTCATCGTCGGGGCCGGCCCCGCGGGGCTCACCGTGGCCAATCTGCTGCGGGCCGCGGGTGTCGGCTGTGTCGTACTGGAGGCGGAGAACCGGGAGTTCATCGAGCGGCGGCCGCGGGCCGGCTTCGTCGAGGAGTGGGCGGTGCGGGCGCTCGCCCGGCACGGGCTCGCCGGCCGGCTGATCGAACGGGCCGTGACCCAGGGCGAGTTCGAGTTCCGCTTCGACGGCGGGCGGCACACGGTGCGGACCGCCCGGCTCTCTGGGCGGCGGCATTTCGTCTGTCCGCAGCCGCTGTTGGTCTCCGATCTCCTCGCCGCCTACGCGGACCGGGCCGGTGGGACGGTGCGCTTCGGGGTGCGCGAGGTGCGGCTGCACGACATCGACGGGCCGCAGCCCGCGGTGTCGTACCGGGATCCGGAGAGCGGCGCGCGGCACCGGATCGCCTGCGACCACATCGTCGGCGCCGACGGGGCGCGCGGGGTGAGCCGTGCGGCGATACCGGAGGGGCGGGGGCGGCTGACCCGCCATGACCACGGGGTCTCCTGGCTCGCGGTGCTGGCCGAGGCGCCGCCGTCCGCGGACGGGGTGGTCTTCGGCATCAACCCGCGGGGGTTCGGTGCGCACATGGCGCGCAGCGCCCACGTCACGCGCTACTACCTGGAGGTCCCCGCCGGCGACGAGGTCGCGGACTGGCCGGACGAGCGGGTGTGGGCGGAGCTACGGCTCCGGCTCGCCGCCGAGGGGGCCCGGCCGCTGTGCGAAGGGCCGTTGAGCGAGAAGACCGTGCTGGCGATGCACGACTACGTGGTGGAGCCGATGTCCTACGGCCGGCTCCATCTGGCCGGTGACGCGGCGCATCTGCTGGCGCCGATCGCGGCGAAGGGGATGAACCTCGCCCTCAACGACGCCCTGTTGCTGGGCGAGGCGCTGATCGCCCACCACAAGGGCGACGACCGTGGGCTGGCCGGGTACTCGGCGGCCGGCCTGCGGCGGGTCTGGCAGTACCTGGAGTTCTCGCAGTGGCTCTCGGAGCTGCTGCACGGCGCCTCGTCGGGCGACCGGTTCCGGGCCGGGACGGCCTCCGCCCGGCTCCGGCGGCTGCTCGGTTCGGAGGCCGCGGCCAAGGCGTTCGCCGGGCTCTACCTCGGCGAGGAGGCCGATCTGTGA
- a CDS encoding LysR family transcriptional regulator, translating into MELPGVQLRTLLELTRSRTMTAAATALGYTPGAVSLHIAALERATGTELVRRAGRRVELTDAGRTLAVHAERILGAQAEAVAALERARGEVAGRLRLGVFGTAAALLLPPALRRLAARHPQVRVVGREVDVDQAYAEVLAGRVDLALGLDYPDAPLARDGAVELVRLRTERFSLAVPAGRAPREAAPLPLAEAAAYDWILPSAGSYYGRAIRTACRRAGGEPRVVHEVTDTATSLAMVGAGLGVAPLTGLMLRLRSAGIAAVPLRETVERHIVVAVGTAARSRPSVAALIAALRAGAEPDAETDTASDAASDAASDAASRSAAGPEAEARDGREPGPEAAPGPRVGAGRPERHTQGSARTGRTASPAGVTAPPDGAAGPRAGGPRAGGGQSAGSSGGGHAGRLPSGTAARAWPTVG; encoded by the coding sequence GTGGAATTGCCGGGGGTGCAGCTGCGGACGCTGCTGGAGCTGACCCGGAGCCGGACGATGACGGCGGCGGCCACGGCACTGGGGTACACCCCGGGCGCGGTCTCCCTGCACATCGCCGCGCTGGAGCGGGCCACCGGCACCGAGCTGGTCCGGCGGGCCGGGCGCCGGGTGGAGCTGACGGACGCGGGGCGGACGCTGGCGGTGCACGCGGAGCGGATCCTGGGGGCGCAGGCCGAGGCGGTGGCGGCCCTGGAGCGGGCCCGCGGGGAGGTGGCCGGGCGGCTGCGGCTGGGGGTGTTCGGGACGGCGGCGGCGCTGCTCCTGCCGCCGGCGCTGCGGCGGCTGGCGGCCCGGCATCCGCAGGTGCGGGTGGTCGGCCGCGAGGTGGACGTGGACCAGGCGTACGCGGAGGTGCTGGCCGGGCGGGTCGATCTGGCGCTCGGCCTGGACTATCCGGACGCACCGCTGGCCCGGGACGGCGCGGTGGAGCTGGTGCGGCTGCGCACCGAGCGGTTCTCGCTGGCGGTGCCGGCCGGGCGGGCGCCCCGGGAGGCGGCCCCCCTGCCCCTGGCGGAGGCGGCGGCGTACGACTGGATCCTGCCGTCGGCCGGCTCGTACTACGGGCGGGCGATCCGGACGGCCTGCCGCCGGGCCGGCGGCGAGCCGCGGGTGGTGCACGAGGTGACGGACACCGCGACGTCGCTGGCGATGGTCGGGGCGGGGCTGGGGGTGGCGCCGCTGACCGGACTGATGCTGCGGCTGCGGTCGGCGGGGATCGCCGCGGTGCCGCTGCGGGAGACCGTCGAGCGGCACATCGTGGTGGCGGTCGGCACGGCCGCCCGGTCCCGGCCCTCGGTCGCGGCACTGATCGCCGCGCTACGCGCGGGCGCGGAACCGGACGCGGAGACGGACACGGCGTCGGACGCGGCGTCGGACGCGGCGTCGGACGCGGCGTCGAGGTCGGCGGCGGGGCCGGAGGCCGAAGCAAGGGACGGCCGGGAGCCGGGCCCCGAGGCGGCTCCGGGCCCGCGGGTCGGTGCCGGGCGGCCGGAGCGTCACACGCAGGGGTCAGCACGGACGGGCCGGACCGCTTCGCCCGCAGGCGTGACCGCTCCCCCGGATGGCGCAGCCGGTCCGCGGGCGGGCGGGCCCCGGGCGGGCGGTGGTCAGTCCGCGGGGTCCTCGGGCGGCGGCCACGCCGGGCGGCTGCCGTCGGGGACCGCGGCCAGGGCGTGGCCGACCGTCGGGTAG
- a CDS encoding CsbD family protein, producing MPDKGAMDKMKGKAKEMAGKASGDKRMTAEGRTDQAKGKAKRALRDAEDRARGMKDSLKGRDDAS from the coding sequence ATGCCTGACAAGGGCGCCATGGACAAGATGAAGGGCAAGGCCAAGGAGATGGCCGGCAAGGCGAGCGGCGACAAGCGGATGACCGCCGAGGGCCGCACCGACCAGGCCAAGGGCAAGGCCAAGCGCGCCCTGCGGGACGCCGAGGATCGCGCCCGCGGCATGAAGGACTCGCTCAAGGGACGCGACGACGCCTCCTGA
- a CDS encoding CBS domain-containing protein — MAGKLRARDIMTGGVQCVGAHQSLKDAAQMMRDLRVGALPICGDNNKLTGMITDRDIVIKCCAEGIDPATVQAGTLQSKIHWIDAEADAGDVLRTMEQHRIKRLPVIDVKGGHQLVGMITEANLAKNLTDTQVAEFANRVYATA; from the coding sequence ATGGCCGGCAAGCTGCGAGCCCGGGACATCATGACGGGCGGAGTGCAATGCGTCGGCGCGCACCAGTCGTTGAAGGACGCGGCGCAGATGATGCGCGACCTGAGGGTCGGCGCGTTGCCGATTTGCGGTGACAACAACAAGCTGACGGGGATGATCACCGACCGTGACATCGTCATCAAGTGCTGTGCCGAGGGCATCGACCCGGCGACGGTGCAGGCCGGAACCCTGCAAAGCAAGATCCACTGGATCGATGCCGAGGCGGACGCGGGCGATGTCCTGCGCACCATGGAGCAGCACCGGATCAAGCGCCTCCCTGTGATCGACGTCAAGGGCGGTCACCAACTGGTGGGCATGATCACCGAGGCCAACCTGGCCAAGAACCTCACCGACACCCAGGTCGCCGAATTCGCCAACCGCGTCTACGCGACCGCCTGA
- a CDS encoding chemotaxis protein has translation MHAALSPAELARLRRQRPYPAVSVLLPTHRREPDNAQDPVLLRNMLAEAKERLQADPDVTRERRIDVVEQLDKAAAEVDLAHAEEGMVLFAAPGEHQVWSLGRTVPARVVLSDTFLTRNLVAAHAAEHPFWVLAVSADHVSLWSGALDRLTEVRRGAFPLTRSLVDPDPEDQLQVGEVPSTFRDEHTRKFLREADTALATVLKADPRPLYVVGKAAALSLLDDVGTVMRGGTGTKVTVTQVPQAGLAAGPPEPLWQAVRPYAEKRAEAEVADVLAELDRARGRRAFAAGLDEIRQNAETGRVALLAVEENYRETMRDTGGHLMPAEPGERDAVDDIVDSIVERSLDTGAEVRFVPDGVLAEVGGIAGTLRY, from the coding sequence ATGCATGCTGCGCTCAGCCCCGCTGAACTCGCCAGGCTTCGCCGGCAGCGGCCCTACCCGGCCGTGTCGGTGCTGCTGCCCACACATCGCCGTGAGCCGGACAACGCACAGGACCCGGTCCTGCTGCGGAACATGCTCGCCGAGGCCAAGGAGCGGCTCCAGGCCGATCCGGACGTCACCAGGGAGCGACGGATCGACGTCGTCGAGCAGTTGGACAAGGCGGCGGCGGAGGTCGATCTGGCCCACGCCGAGGAGGGCATGGTCCTCTTCGCCGCGCCGGGGGAGCACCAGGTGTGGTCGCTGGGCCGCACGGTCCCGGCGCGGGTGGTGCTCTCGGACACCTTCCTCACCCGCAATCTCGTCGCCGCGCACGCCGCCGAGCATCCCTTCTGGGTGCTGGCGGTCTCCGCCGACCACGTCAGCCTGTGGAGCGGTGCGCTGGACCGCCTCACCGAGGTGCGGCGCGGCGCCTTCCCGCTCACCCGCAGCCTGGTCGATCCCGACCCCGAGGACCAGTTGCAGGTGGGCGAGGTGCCCAGCACCTTCCGTGACGAGCACACCCGCAAGTTCCTGCGCGAGGCGGACACCGCGCTGGCCACCGTGCTCAAGGCCGACCCCCGACCGCTGTACGTGGTCGGCAAGGCCGCGGCGCTCTCCCTCCTCGACGACGTGGGGACGGTCATGCGGGGCGGCACCGGCACCAAGGTCACGGTGACGCAGGTACCGCAGGCCGGGCTGGCCGCCGGACCGCCCGAGCCGCTCTGGCAGGCCGTCCGCCCGTACGCGGAGAAGCGCGCGGAGGCCGAAGTCGCCGATGTGCTGGCCGAACTGGACCGGGCCCGCGGGCGCCGGGCCTTCGCCGCCGGACTGGACGAGATCCGGCAGAACGCGGAGACCGGCCGGGTCGCCCTGCTTGCGGTGGAGGAGAACTACCGGGAGACCATGCGGGACACCGGCGGCCATCTGATGCCGGCCGAGCCCGGTGAACGGGACGCCGTCGACGACATCGTGGACTCGATCGTGGAGCGGTCGCTGGACACCGGAGCGGAGGTGCGGTTCGTACCGGACGGCGTGCTCGCCGAGGTGGGCGGGATCGCGGGGACGTTGCGGTACTAG
- a CDS encoding NUDIX domain-containing protein, which translates to MAGKRSAGLLLYRGGADGGVEVLLAHMGGPLWARRDAGAWSVPKGEYLPPEEPLAAARREFTEELGAVPPDGRYVPLGDVRQSGGKVVTVWAVEADLDPDRIEPGTFEMEWPRGSGTMRTFPEIDRVAWCTPGEAYDRLITAQRAFLDRLADALAEGGPGAGR; encoded by the coding sequence ATGGCCGGGAAGCGGAGCGCCGGGCTGTTGCTGTACCGCGGTGGTGCGGACGGCGGTGTCGAGGTGCTGTTGGCGCACATGGGCGGCCCGCTGTGGGCCCGCCGGGACGCCGGCGCCTGGTCGGTGCCCAAGGGCGAGTACCTGCCGCCGGAGGAGCCGCTGGCCGCGGCCCGCAGGGAGTTCACCGAGGAGCTGGGTGCGGTGCCGCCGGACGGGCGGTACGTGCCCCTGGGGGACGTCCGGCAGTCCGGCGGCAAGGTGGTGACGGTCTGGGCCGTCGAGGCCGACCTCGACCCGGACCGGATCGAGCCGGGCACCTTCGAGATGGAGTGGCCGCGCGGCTCCGGGACGATGCGGACCTTCCCGGAGATCGACCGGGTGGCGTGGTGCACACCGGGGGAGGCGTACGACCGGCTGATCACGGCCCAGCGGGCGTTCCTGGACCGGCTGGCGGACGCCCTCGCCGAGGGCGGGCCCGGGGCCGGGCGCTGA